From a single Phocoena sinus isolate mPhoSin1 chromosome 1, mPhoSin1.pri, whole genome shotgun sequence genomic region:
- the APCS gene encoding LOW QUALITY PROTEIN: serum amyloid P-component (The sequence of the model RefSeq protein was modified relative to this genomic sequence to represent the inferred CDS: inserted 1 base in 1 codon; substituted 3 bases at 3 genomic stop codons), protein MWLRSSQQSTQPSAEGPLEVESSPPDVAGMAPHLICNTAAPHYSLPSTRIWPLLWVSVLTNLPEAFAQTGWKVRVFIFPKWPSNTHVSLITQLEKPLENFTVCLCACPDLSPCLXTLLQMQAKNNEMIIFKPSIREYHVIIGGDKISSKVYKGFLALVHICASRESSSVVAELXVNRLLXVIKGLRQDYSVGAXPHIVLGQKQHSCRGGLIRASPL, encoded by the exons ATGTGGCTCAGGAGCTCCCAGCAGAGCACACAGCCATCAGCAGAGGGGCCCCTGGAGGTGGAGTCAAGCCCTCCTGATGTGGCCGGCATGGCCCCTCATCTCATCTGTAACACTGCAGCTCCACACTACTCTCTTCCCAGCACCAGAATCTGG CCACTGCTATGGGTCTCTGTTCTCACCAATCTCCCAGAAGCCTTTGCTCAGACAGGTTGGAAGGTCAGA gtgtttatttttcctaaatggCCTAGTAACACTCATGTGAGCTTGATCACACAGCTGGAAAAACCTCTGGAGAACTTCACTGTGTGCCTTTGTGCTTGCCCTGACCTCTCTCCATGCCTCTAGACTCTTCTACAGATGCAGGCCAAGAATAATGAGATGATCATTTTTAAACCTAGTATCAGAGAGTACCATGTTATCATTGGGGGTGACAAGATTTCCTCCAAGGTCTATAAAGGGTTCCTTGCCCTGGTGCACATCTGTGCCAGTAGGGAATCCTCCTCTGTTGTTGCCGAACTCTGAGTCAACAGGTTGCTTTAAGTGATAAAGGGACTGAGACAGGATTACTCTGTGGGGG TACCCCATATTGTCCTGGGGCAGAAGCAGCATTCCTGTAGAGGTGGGCTGATCAGAGCCAGTCCTCTGTGA